DNA from Terriglobia bacterium:
TGTGTTAGTTTTGGCCTTTCCGAGTCGCTCTTCCAGAAAGGGAAGCTACGGGTGCGTCCCGAAATAATAAAGATCAACGCCGAATCTCCTGACCCATCGCTCATCGCCTATTGCGCCGAGCAGATCAAGCAAGGGCAAGTGCTGGGCATGCCGACCGACACTTTTTACGGGCTGGCTACTGATCCCTTCAATCTCCGCGCCGTCGACAAGGTTTACGAGATCAAGAGCCGTAATCGTCACAAGCCCCTGTCGTTGCTCATCGAAAGCGTCGACCAGGCAGAGCATCTCGCCGATACGCTTCCTGATGAGTTCCACATTCTCGCCGACAAGTTCTGGCCGGGGCCGCTGACCATCATCGTCAAGGCCGCGCCGCGGCTGCCTCTTAAAGTGACTGCAAATACCGGCAATATCGCCATCCGGATTCCGGCGGCGGAGATTCCCCTGCAGGTGATTCGTGCCGCCGGCCTGCCCATTACCGCGACATCGGCAAACCTTCACGGACGGCGCGAGTGTACGACCGCAGAGGGCGTTCGCGACCAGTTGCATGAGCGAGTACCCGTTATCGTAGATGGCGGCCCCTCGCCGCGTGACACCTACACCACCATCGTGAACCTGGCGGACAAAGGCGTGAAGTATCGCATCATGCGGGTTGGCGCCGTTCCCGTACACGAAATCGAGGACCTTCTCGGCGATCAATGACAGGAGGTAGCAGTGGCGGGCATTCGGGAGGATTCAAGGTCTGGATAGGCCGGTTCCTTCTCGCCGGACTCTGCCTCATCCTCATCTTCTACGTAGTCTCCTGCATTCGAATCGTTCGCCAGTCGGAACACGACGACGCGCGACCTGCCGACGCCATCATCGTCTTTGGTGCTGCCGAATACGACGGGCGACCGTCGCCCGTTTTCCGCGCCCGGTTGGACCACGCATACCTGCTGTACCAGAGGAAACTCGCTCCCATCGTGATCATCTCCGGCGGCGCCGGTGGTGATCCCAAGTACAGCGAAGGCGGGGTAGGTCGCGATTACCTGAACAAACG
Protein-coding regions in this window:
- a CDS encoding L-threonylcarbamoyladenylate synthase, translating into MRPEIIKINAESPDPSLIAYCAEQIKQGQVLGMPTDTFYGLATDPFNLRAVDKVYEIKSRNRHKPLSLLIESVDQAEHLADTLPDEFHILADKFWPGPLTIIVKAAPRLPLKVTANTGNIAIRIPAAEIPLQVIRAAGLPITATSANLHGRRECTTAEGVRDQLHERVPVIVDGGPSPRDTYTTIVNLADKGVKYRIMRVGAVPVHEIEDLLGDQ
- a CDS encoding YdcF family protein; the encoded protein is MTGGSSGGHSGGFKVWIGRFLLAGLCLILIFYVVSCIRIVRQSEHDDARPADAIIVFGAAEYDGRPSPVFRARLDHAYLLYQRKLAPIVIISGGAGGDPKYSEGGVGRDYLNKRGIPDRHLIAETQGDSTSETAERVGVIMRVNGWKTCIAVSDPYHVFRTKRMLQREGLVTYVSPRPQEVPLSDTTKALTVMREALSLTLWTLHIT